taggaacagtggaaggaactgcctgttcaggggcagaatgacatatttgtaccttgtcagctcgggggtttgaacttgcaaccttccagttactagtccaacgctctaaccactaagataccCTGCCGCCATTCTGTCTCTGCTTTGCAATTCACACACTTACCAAaagaaaatccctggtcatccatactgcctcCGATccggtggactcactaaacacaaatgctttgtttgtaaattatgcctgagtgttggagtgtgaccctggctgtCTATAAATTAAAaagaaaattgtgccatctggtttgcttaaaggaattttaaatgtatacttttgatacttaagtatatataaAACCACATACTTTTAGACTTACTCAAGTagttttactggatgactttcacttttgagtcattttctattaaggcatctttacttttactcaagtatgacaatcgaGTACTTTTTTCCCCACCATTGTGTGTAGTGCAGAAAGCAGGATGAAGGAGTTACTCACTAAATATCCTGACAACTAGCCAAGTGAGCCAGCATGACaacactccctcccctccatattgttttttttacatgtagACGTACTCTGACAAATATGCAAATATTAAATATGTGATATGAGAAAGTTGATAATTTTATAGCTGACAATTTAATCAGACATAAAATTCAAGGCAAAGTATGGAGTAAAGTAAAGGATTTACAACTCAGGAAGCCCAATGGCTTGTGCAGTTTGTGTTGTGATTCAATCAACTTGTTTTTCTTATTTACAGTGCTAACAATGCCTCCTTGTTAGAGCTCGGTTGGAATTTTGTCCAGCTTATTCACAAGAGCAGCTtcacaataacatacatttttttgcTTCTCTTAAGTTGAGGTAAGATACTGTATAACCTGTGATATATAGTGGGAACACTTCAGGCAAGGCTTCTATTGAGCGTAGAGACTTGCAGTACTGTCTCTCTATGCACTTTCTTTCTGCAAGGTCAGTTGCACCTTCTGGAGTCCAAACTTCAATAGTTAGCATGATCATAGCAGTCCTTCTCAGGAGCCGTCTCAAAACTCAGTTGGCGATGGTAACTAACTTGAGTCATGCTAGCTCATATTATatacacataatatatataatatatatatatacatatatatatatacacacacataatatatatatgtgtgtttgtgtgtatataatatatatatatataatatacatatatacacgtatacatacatacatttattttataGCCTCTGAAATATACTGCTGGTGCAGGAATATAGCAAAACAAATCATTTTGCTGCAGAGAACCATATCCACAGAGAAAAAAAAGTTCCTTTCATCTCAGCTTTTACTAAATTGGCCTAAAAAAATTGGCCAGTACTGTACAGTTAGAGAAGGATTCAGGGACAAATCCAGGGGTATAAAGCAGACATTCTTCACACTGGCTTTTACAGTACGCACACTTGCTGTACAAACGGTACATCAGTGTCAGTGACTTAGAAGTCAGCTGGGAAAGGTATGTTTACTCAGAATGTCTCAGGGGACAAGTCTCATTTACTCACACCCATTTCTCCActtgcatttacatttaagtcatttagcagacgctcttatcggCCCGCAATGCTTGTCCTTCAAAGGATAATAGCAGCATTTACTTGTTCCGTTTTTACAGTCATATGGCCGGTGGTACCAGATCCCCGGCAGTACATCTCGGTCCAGAGTCCAATCTAGCGTACCATGCCCTTCCATCTTTAGACAGGTCCTAAATTATGTTGTAACAGTTGTGCCAAACACACAAACCAGCAATTTGCTCTCTATAATAGACTCCCCCTCTATGAGTCATTGGGGAAACAGGACAAAACAACCAAAAAGCATAGATTGAAAACATAAATTTGCCTCATTAGCATGTTAATCAAGACTATGTCTCCTCTTCAGCCACACAATCCTGATTCCCTCACCCTATGCATCAGAATTCACTTTCAAGGCCAGCCATGGACAGGTCATCTGCAAATTCTTCCGATATCCTCTCATTTGCGTACTAATTGAATTTATAACATTCTTGGGTGCATTTTTTTTGCATGCACCAGCACAAAACCCCCTTTCAGTTCACCCACTAGCCCAGACACTTGCAGGCCGTCGCACTATGGCAAAAATCAGAATCACACGACataccattccacacacacattccacagtagaaaaaaaattgATCTATACTCCTCTGTTCACACTGTTCTTTAATTTCATGATGCATGTACAGATCTTGAACTCCacatatataaaaaaaacaaaaaacaaaaacaggaatCCTTTACTGTATAAAGGGGAAGTTTAAAAATCATCCATGAAAATGCAAGAAGCTGAGGAATCTGATTTGAAGAAATCTGATTAGTTATACTTCGCTACATGTCCACGCTGATACACACTGGATGGACAAGAATCAAAACTCTGTGCAAATACTcccccacaaaaaaaacacacacaagcataagGTAGACATATTCTAACATTTTCAGATGAGCTGCATGTACCTCACATAATATTATGGAGTTTTGATCCAGTCACTTCTTAAGACTGACATTACATTTGTGACATACGGATGAGATCCAGGATTGCATCCACTATGTCAAAAATATAGCCATTGACCATAAACCATTacataacacatacagtatgtttagaGGCTTACACGGTCTTCACTGGCCTCAGATGAGTTGGCTTTTGCCTGATTGTTTTCCAGCTGGACCCCGTTGGGGTCGCAGCAGATGTAAAAGAAATTCATTGAGTATATACTAACGACCCACGCACATGCAAACAAGGTCTCACCCACAGCGGCAGCACAAAAGGAGTGCTAATTTTCCATAAGTGCATTAACCAGGTCACCTATCCCATTGACCTACAAATGGGTTCTCTCTGCAAGTCGCCCTAGTAAATCCGAACTCGGGCATTCAGTATTATTCATTTGAGGAAACCCCACGTGAAATGGAGAGCTTGGGACTAACGATTACCTGCAAAAAGatgattctgagataattggCTTCAAAGTTCCGAACCCTCAATGGTTTGAAAGGTGTCAGCAATGTTGGTCTGATATTCTCTTGAATTTAACAAGATTGGGGTGTTGAGTACTATATgggtagagaacattgaacagaacaaggctTGATCAATAACTCAATTTGGACAAAAATGCAGATCGAACCAATAGTCCCAAGCTCTTGCAATATAGAGTGCAGAATAAATCGAAAGCTCTCTAGCTTTGACATAATAAATATTGATATACAGATCATTTCAAATGCCCAAAAGAGAATTGCGCAAAGTATTTGCTGTCATTAAGTCGTCCATATAGATTATAATCACCACATAAATAAGTTACAAATCAAtcatgacagaccaatcaacaaAAGTGCTAGCCTGGCATAGTAAGACATTATGAATGCCATTAGAGAACGTTATAAAATGAGGCCTATTAAGTCATGAGCTACTTCTGCCAGCAGGCTGGTGGAGGGATTCAGATAATAAATACCAAGGCCACATTTTTATTGGGCCTAATAGTTCTTaatttctctcttttctcataCAGCCTCCTTGTTAATAATGCCTTACTCATGGTTTTGAAATGGAAAGGCTTTCTGGGACTGTCCCCCCTGAATAAGGTGTGTTCAGGGCTCaccatggatttattgtgaccaCCTTCTGGGACACTTTTGTCCCTCAGGTTGGCGGGGGCCCGTTGACGTAGCTCAGGGCCAGTTGGAAGGTACGGGCAATGGAGTTGGAGCGGTGGCACTCTGGTTCCATGAAGAGTGTTGAGGGCCAGACCAGCAGGGCTAGGAACACAGCCAGCAGGACGACCAGGAACAGAGTCTTTAGTGCCCCCAGGGGCCACGAGCTGCACTGGGTTTGTCTGTCAGGGCACTCATTTGGCCTAGAGAAGGAGGGAAATGGATAGAAGGAGCATGATAGAATTACAAAGTCTCAGCATCGTTGAAGTCAGGGGTTGTTATTGACCTTGGGGACTGGGAGTGTGTGCTGTTTTTAATGTCTATAAATCACATGGAGTGAGATTTGCTATCATCTTCTAATTGGTATTGAGTAGAATATCAAATGTCATGACGGGTACTTGCAGTGTTGTAGTTATGAAAGTTAAGCCTAATTGAGTGTATCTACGTATAATAAGTAAAAACTATGATAGTACAGTAATATAAGTTGAACCAAAGCATTGAATATTAACACATATAGGCTGTTTACACAGGAAGACCAATGCTGATCTTTTGCacaattattggcaaaagatctgattggtcaaaagatcagaattggtctTCCTGTTTAAAGGCAGCCAAAGTTTACATGTGAATACGACTTTACTCACAGTTGCTCACTATGGACCACCTCCCATGAGGCATTGCAGTGCAGCTCTTCCTCTGGAGACTGGCAGATAAACAGGGGAAGCAACAGAGagggactctgtgtgtgtgtacacacacacacacacacacacacaggggatgcATTCATTTTGGCCTCTGCTCTGTAGGCCTATACAACATTTTACAAGGCAGCTGGCAAAGGTTTTTACTTTTAGTGTGATCTGCATGCATACAACCTGCCATCTTCACATAAATAATGTGATACTGTTACCTGTGGGTTTGATTGAAGTTTACAAGTCATCGTATCAGACTGGAGGTCACATGACTGTGAGTTGCAGGCGGCCAAGCACAGCTCCTGGGTGTGTGTCTGAACAGCTATGTCCCCAAGACTGTGGCTTCCCTCAGAGCAACAagcacactgacacacagcaaCAGCAGTTTGGGTTACAGCACAGGCTAGAATCATTCTACATGCAGTGTTTCTATGCAACAAAGGCCAATTGTAAATGAAGAGACGTCGAGATGTGGTCCaatgagcccccccccccatgggaCCAAACCACCAGCGCCTCTATCCACTCACTGGGTTCTGACGACCGCTCGTGGCCTATGGTGTGCCTTTATTCGCTCGTCTGCAATTACAACAGACATAAAAAAAAATCCAGTTAACGCTAGAGCGTTCCGCCGTCCCTGTAAAGCTGCCAATTAAGCCACGAGCGCAAAGACATTACAAGAACCCCTTTGAATTGGAAAAGTTTCCTCTGCAAGGCTTTGCAGTGAAATCAGGCTTTCCATCAGCACAGCAATTCACTTTCTTATGGACGTGTCCCCCTCTGGCGAACAGAATGCTTTAGTCAGGCTGGGCTTCAGACAGCTTAATTAGAAAGTAAAAAGCACCCTCCACAAAAAAAACAGAAGGTAAATGTTCCTGGGCTGTTTCTGTTCTGGTGACACTTAAAACGTGGCCTCTGCTACACCGATATATTTATAAATCTTaattttattgttttgttcacgAGTGAGACGAGGTATAAGATACTCTTTGTAGGCGGTGACACTTCCAAAATAGTGGGCAATGAATTTAAAGCTGCATGCAATGACACAAAACACAAAAGTGTGGATGAGTCTGAATATTCACTTTGTTCGTGATGCCACTGAATTCTCCATGCATTTTTGCAAATATTGAAAAGGACAGTTGATTCTTAGAGTTCGTCACAGtataatttgtattttttttatttaaaaaagtgAGCCTTTTCACAAAGCAGGTCTGCATAGAACTAAACACCTTTGTGTGTATTTCTCACTATTACATGCCCCTCTGGACCAATGCTAGTAAAGAGGCACATAAGCAGAATCTAATCAGTGTGGAAGGTCAGGAGTCTTGGAGGCTCCAAGGCACATCTTCTCAGCCGTTCCAGAAAGCTACACACACGAAGATTCTCATGTGATGCAGTACGCCGCTCAATGAAGGCTACTGTTGCTAGTAGCTCATTCCTCCAACTTTCCTCATTTGACTGCAGAGGCTATACTTTTTTTAGGTGTGGGCAAAGTCAATGTCCTCAAAGGATCAGAGGGTTTCTGTCTAAGTCATTATTTCCACCAATTAACTGAGACGACAATGAATTCTAATTTGGAGGAGATATGGGTCAGAGGGGACACTAGATCAGTCTTAAAAAGGCAGAGGAGTTTTACTGGGTTTAAGGCATACCTTCCCAGTACTGTCGGTCTGGACAGCCTTTGAGTAGGCTCTGTGCTGTTGGACTGAAAGGACCCTAGAGGGGACGGTGTGGCCACGCGTCTGTCCCAGCCAAGCGCTGATGCGAGCAGGGTCAAAGGTCACAGGCTCCGGGGAGGGTCCGTCGGGCGTGGAGGTCGTCCAGCGGCCAGAGAGTAGAGGTCTGTCATCTCTGACACTCTGGGTTGTGGGAGGTGAGAACACCTCTGGACCTGCATACTCAAACCTCCTCTCCAGACTCTGGAAACACCAGCCACAAGTGAGGATAGATAGTTCATTCCAGGAAAAATTACACAAACACATTTCATTGAGGTTTTCTGTTTTAATATGCACAATCCTCAGAGGCTTTGATGTCTTTATATTGCTGGCTTAATCAGATGCTAAAAAAAcccatttaaaatacattttaaaaagtcctACACTAATGCATCTTCCACTATTAATTCCAATGGGTTTTGGTTTGAGTTCAACAGCAGTGCAACACAATCAGCATTATATTAGTCTCACCAGCAAAACAAAACTTCTCCCTACTGACACCGATGATAATGGAAGTATTGGCTTTAGGGTTAACTAGAAACAGAGCACTAAGATTGCTTtcgctctaacacacacacacattttccacctctcgcacacacacacacacacacacacacaataactccTTGTTAATCAAATTGAACAACAACATTGTGCCTCATCATAAGTTCAATGGATCATTTGTTTCAGCCTGACAGGCAGCTGCACATACTTCAGTATACACCAAATTCCTTTGCCGGTTGAAAATAAGTTTACATTCCTGATAATATTGCAAAAACATGTTGACCTGCCTCTGAGCCTAAGGGAACAGTGGCCGAGAGAAGCGCCAGGATACAGATCAGTAGGTGGAGCTACTCACCATGTCCTCTGCTGCGCTGTTATTTAGATCAGACTGAGAGTCTATGGAGCTGAGGTAACTCTGCCTCTTCACACCATCTCTGGCCAATGGCTTCTCTCGATCTGTTTGAACGACACAAGCACACCTCAAATCTTGTGCCAAGCCTCACCGACGCACATCGAAAACAATGACAGCGTCAATCATTTAAAAATATTCTAATGGTATGCCAATGTTTGAGGATAGAACACGTGGATTATTCTAGAAGCGTGATTAACTTTTAATTTGAATCCATTGTAAATTGTTTCATTGCCTACCTGTGTGAGTGCTGAAATATGACAAGTCAGCGTCGTATTGGGAGACGGGGCCCCCGATGTCGACGGAGGGGTCCCACTCCAGCACCATGTGGTCCAGGTTGGGGGGGTTACGCTGGTCTGGGGCGCTGCTCTTCTCAAACACACCATCCTGCTCCAACAGGATCTCAGATGGACAGCCGGAGTCAGAGGCTTGAGTCAGTACCCAGTCATCCTCATACACCTGACATAGGGAGGAGGGAGCAAAGGGGGAGGTATAAGCGGAAGGTAATAACGATGCTATAAAAACACACTAATGGTAGAGTTGTTCTTGGTGTTTGGACTGCAACAGCTGATCAGAGCCAAGAGAGAAATTGACATTTCACAACCCAAAAACCACCTCGCTTCTCTTCACTAGCTTCCTGTAAATCATATATGCCTTTCAGAACAGCGGACAGAAGCTTAGAAGAGCAGGGTCTTAAGAGTGGCAGGTGCAGTTAAAGATACAGGTTAAGCAGACCATACCAGTCTCATGCTGAGCAGGCGTGTGTGCAGACGGCCCACTCCCTCAAATACTTGGGCACAGTAGAGCAGCAGCTCCTGCAGCCCCGCCTCGATGTCTTGGGCGTCCTCTGGCTCGCTCCTCTGGATTAGCGCCTCACCCCGCTCCAGGAGACAGTTCAGGCGCCCTGCATTCTCCCCCACTGCCTCCTGGAAGGtctgaggccacacacacacagcaaagtcAAATCAGAGTGGAGACATTTACCAGGGGAAAGGCCTGGTACTGGCATCTGGTTGCAGCAAGTCAGGGACAGTTCATCAGAATTACAGATAAATTACCAAGTAAAGTAGACGCAAAATTATGTTAGGATCAAGTGAGGACCACTGATTACGTGGTCAGATTACTTAGCTGGTCAGTCCTGTCCAGTACAGTCTCAGGCCATGTCCTTTACCTGCAGCTCCCGCATCTTGTCACAGGTGTCCCTTCCAGAGAAGTGTTCCACCTCGGTCAGCCTAAGGTCCATGTCAGCAAGCCAAACagccatctcctccctctggccCTCAAACTCCTCCCGCTGGGACACACGGTGCTGGGGGAGGTGCAGGAGAAGACAGGGTAGAAAAGAGAGCATGTGAAGCGGGAGGGAATTGGATGTAGCgcaaaaaataaatgtccccTATATACACTGCCTTAGACATCTTGTGCCTTCTACCTTGAGTCTGCGGCAGACACTCTCAACGGTTCCGTGTAGGCGGTCCCATCGCTGACCACAGTCCTTGGCCATGCCCAGCAGGCGTGACCGCATGGCCCCATCAAAGAGCCTGGTCAGGGTCCTGTTCCTAAGGGTCAGACTGTCCAGCTGCACTAACCGAGCCCCAGCCTGGGTCCTCAGGCTCTGGGAGGGGAAAGCACAACAATGGGGGGGGTTTATATAGAGACttgttgttctgtctgttctaTTATATAGGTGAACAAAAGAGTGCTGTAATAACACCACCAACAAGGGGCTTTAGACTGCCATTAGACAGCCTGATCTGGTCTCTTTTACCTCAAATTTCTTGAGCTCCTCCTTGGCAGTGACAAAGAGCACATTGGCAGATCTCGGGGAGTCGGCAGACTTCTCAGCCAATTGGAGCCAGTCACCGAGAGAGGAGCACTCCTTCATGAACTCATGCCATAGCACCCATTTTCTTTCCAGCCTTTGTGAGATAAAAACAAAGGCCAGACTGGTAAACAGAAAAGCACATTGATTAGGGTAGTATGGTTCACTGCTAGGAGAGACTGCAGAATCGCCCCGTTGATCAATATAAATCTACTATCCATTAATTAACTATCCACGTTAATTAGGTCTTAAAGTCAGCAAATACACATGAGAAAACCCCATAGGGGAAGAGAAAACAAATGTGTTGAGGAGTTGAGAAAGGAGACTTTTCTGATACCCACTTACTGGACACATCCATCCAGAGACAGGCTTCCATCTTGGATCAAGCAGCTTCCCAGTGGCAGACAGTCTTGGGGCTCCTCACTGATATCTAAAAGAGGAAGGAAGTGGGACTCAGAAAGTAGGGGCTCAGTGTGCTCTAGGATCAGGTCCAATCCCAAGGGGTTGTTCACAGACTGGGTAGCGACTCGACGTTCATCCTCCTCCGACATTATGTCACTTCCAATGCTGCAGGGACAATGGTGTCCATGACTACCGGCTGGGAGTTGCACCTCCACAGGCATCTTGGGCTCCACCTGTCACCTGGGCAGCTCCACCTGTTTGGGGTGGGAAAGTGTCGCTGCATTACAACACTCCGAAATGAGGGAACAATCACAACGCATATACCCAATGCAATTCATTTGAAAGCATTTTTCACACGAACATGTAACAATGTCTATAGTATGTTATCAGATGGAACCTACATGCTTTCAATGCACTCCGTAAAAAGGTGCGATCTTTGAAGAAACTATAAATCAAGGGTTGGATGTCTTGGAGCACTGTGTTGGGTGAGCACCTGAGTCAATCCATCAGGGTTATACATAGAAGTAATACAAACAGAGTTCTGAATGACTGCccaggaattgagagagacagcgCAGATGGTGCGTAGCTGAATGCCTCTCCCAAAGTGTGGCAACTACCCGAACGGTCAAGAGGTAATTTTCTGGGCCATCTAATCGTTTTGTAGTAGCAATCCCTCTTATGAATTATGACTCAGCAGTCCCACACTTCAGaccattcaaaaaaaaaaaaaaaaaagggttCGGAGCAGAAAACAGGACGTTTTCACATTACAGACTGTTGGATAGGAAATTATAACAGTAAAGAGTAGTCTTTCAGTCCCGTCGATGTTGACATTAACCATTTCTGCCTGCCTTTAGAAAATCATAGAACAAAAGTTGAGGGTGTGTAATTAAACCAGTCTGAACTATGCACTTGTCTGGTCAgtgcataggagatgttgtacccactgtgactattaaaacctacccagaAACCGTGATGGACGGcggcattcacgcaaaactgaaagcgcaagccaacacatttaaccatggaaaatATGACTGGGATTATGGCAGAATACAAACTGTAGTTATtctctccgcaaggcaatcaaacaagtgaaATGTCAGCAGAAAATGTCGCaaatcaacggctcagacacgagacttGTGGCAGGGTTTACaaacaatcacggactacaaaaagaaagccattcacgtcacggacaccgacgtcttgcttacAGAAAAACTAAACACCTTTGCCAGCTTTGAGgaaaatacagtgccac
This DNA window, taken from Oncorhynchus gorbuscha isolate QuinsamMale2020 ecotype Even-year linkage group LG13, OgorEven_v1.0, whole genome shotgun sequence, encodes the following:
- the LOC123993004 gene encoding nesprin-1-like isoform X1, translated to MPVEVQLPAGSHGHHCPCSIGSDIMSEEDERRVATQSVNNPLGLDLILEHTEPLLSESHFLPLLDISEEPQDCLPLGSCLIQDGSLSLDGCVQLERKWVLWHEFMKECSSLGDWLQLAEKSADSPRSANVLFVTAKEELKKFESLRTQAGARLVQLDSLTLRNRTLTRLFDGAMRSRLLGMAKDCGQRWDRLHGTVESVCRRLKHRVSQREEFEGQREEMAVWLADMDLRLTEVEHFSGRDTCDKMRELQTFQEAVGENAGRLNCLLERGEALIQRSEPEDAQDIEAGLQELLLYCAQVFEGVGRLHTRLLSMRLVYEDDWVLTQASDSGCPSEILLEQDGVFEKSSAPDQRNPPNLDHMVLEWDPSVDIGGPVSQYDADLSYFSTHTDREKPLARDGVKRQSYLSSIDSQSDLNNSAAEDMSLERRFEYAGPEVFSPPTTQSVRDDRPLLSGRWTTSTPDGPSPEPVTFDPARISAWLGQTRGHTVPSRVLSVQQHRAYSKAVQTDSTGKCACCSEGSHSLGDIAVQTHTQELCLAACNSQSCDLQSDTMTCKLQSNPQSPSLLLPLFICQSPEEELHCNASWEVVHSEQLPNECPDRQTQCSSWPLGALKTLFLVVLLAVFLALLVWPSTLFMEPECHRSNSIARTFQLALSYVNGPPPT
- the LOC123993004 gene encoding nesprin-1-like isoform X2; translated protein: MPVEVQLPAGSHGHHCPCSIGSDIMSEEDERRVATQSVNNPLGLDLILEHTEPLLSESHFLPLLDISEEPQDCLPLGSCLIQDGSLSLDGCVQLERKWVLWHEFMKECSSLGDWLQLAEKSADSPRSANVLFVTAKEELKKFESLRTQAGARLVQLDSLTLRNRTLTRLFDGAMRSRLLGMAKDCGQRWDRLHGTVESVCRRLKHRVSQREEFEGQREEMAVWLADMDLRLTEVEHFSGRDTCDKMRELQTFQEAVGENAGRLNCLLERGEALIQRSEPEDAQDIEAGLQELLLYCAQVFEGVGRLHTRLLSMRLVYEDDWVLTQASDSGCPSEILLEQDGVFEKSSAPDQRNPPNLDHMVLEWDPSVDIGGPVSQYDADLSYFSTHTDREKPLARDGVKRQSYLSSIDSQSDLNNSAAEDMSLERRFEYAGPEVFSPPTTQSVRDDRPLLSGRWTTSTPDGPSPEPVTFDPARISAWLGQTRGHTVPSRVLSVQQHRAYSKAVQTDSTGKCACCSEGSHSLGDIAVQTHTQELCLAACNSQSCDLQSDTMTCKLQSNPQSPEEELHCNASWEVVHSEQLPNECPDRQTQCSSWPLGALKTLFLVVLLAVFLALLVWPSTLFMEPECHRSNSIARTFQLALSYVNGPPPT